The nucleotide window GGTCTACAGGCAGAACTACATCAACAGGACATTGTGACTCGATCTAGAATGGAAAGACTGAGATTTGTGCCCAGCCTTGCCTCTCACTAGCTGTGTATCCTTTTGCAAACCACTTCTCTgaatcagtttcctcatgtgtcaATTGGGGATCAAATCAGAATGTATGCCTAAGCATTTTGTAAATGGTAAAACCCAAGACTTTTATTACCGACCATATTAGGTCACTTTAAGATGAGAAGAAGCTGAGAGAGGAAAGCAgtattaaatatttgcatattaccTTTGTTTTGTTAGAACATAATTCTGAGGATTAGTAAGCTCGAGTTCTAGAGATGAGGAGTACCGCAGATTGATGTCAATGGCGAGCTAGAAACACTATTTTACAGGCTTCTGCTGGAGGGAAATTTTGATTTTGAGATGGGTGACATCAAAACAGACGGATTTTCCTTCCAAGGCACACATACACGCTAATGTGGCCTCCGTGTGGCCTCCACCTCTGTGTCCAGAAGGGAAGCTCCCCCAGACCCGGTCCTCCTGGGTTGAAGACCTGTCCCTCTTGCGTGGTAGCTGGTAACTTTTTGAGCAAAAAAGGTGCTTCtcttctctcagtttcctcatttgtaaacatGGGCAAATGATGGAACCTTCTTCACATAGCTGTTATGGGACTTTGATGAGATAATGCAattaaagtgcttagcacagagtaGGCACAAATTAAGTGCTCATTATTAcctaatttttctaatattatgtGACCTCACCACTATCAGGCTGAGACCCTGCTTCTTCCTTTTCAGGTAGGAGGTGTGCAGTCTTTGGGGGGAACAGGTGCACTTCGAATTGGAGCCGACTTCTTAGCACGATGGTACAATGGAACAAACAACACGAACACACCTGTCTATGTATCCTCGCCAACCTGGGGTGAGTCTTCTAGCTGCAGCGAGAGGAGAAACAGAAGTTAGAATTATCCTCATGACTCTCACTGTTTATGCAGAAAATGTAATTCTGCCTGGAACAACTGACCTTTGGCAATGGCCTGAGCGGTGGATCAGTGTGTGAGAAACCCGGTGCTCAAATGCAAAATAGGAAAACTCTTTCCCAAGGCTCTTGGTAGACTTATATTTTAGCCTTTGTTGAAACTCCCCAGAGGAGGCATAAAATGTAGGTGCAGGAAGTACCATTGTAGTGGGATATAAGTTTGTCGTTAATGTGACTGGATGAACTTGTTCTTGTTAACAATCATTCTATCATTCTTCTGTATCTTAATCCCTAGCTTCAGTGACGCCCAGTGGACATTGAACCTGTGAGGGCCCTGGAAGCTGACTTGTATCCTTTCCAATTATACCTCCTAGTGTTTGTAAAAGTATTTAACATTTTACAACCTTTTGCTTGCAGAAAATCATAATGGTGTATTTTCCAACGCTGGTTTTAAAGATATTCGGACCTATCACTACTGGGATGCAGAGAAGAGGGGACTTGACCTCCAAGGTTTCCTGAATGATCTGGAGGTGGGTGATgtagaagaaaaagtaaagagaacTCCAAGGTGTCAGGAACAGCAGGGAAAGTCTTTGGATAAGTTGATAAGTGAGAGTCAGAGATATCTTCCCTACACCAGATGGTGGTTTTTGAAATAGCAAGTAAGAGAGAGcacaaaaatagcacaaaagagAGACATGAAGGAGTGATAAGAACATGGTTGCCCTGTGCCCCCATTGCTGACCAGTATGCTGCTGACTCTGTCTCCTGATACTACTGCCAGCGTCAGAGCTGACATAGCTTCCTTCTCCTCAGAATGCCCCTGAGTTCTCCATCATTGTCCTCCATGCCTGTGCACACAACCCGACTGGGACCGACCCAACTCCGGAGCAGTGGAAACAGATTGCTTCTGTCATGAAGGTAACTGCCCTTTTAGagcatctcttaaaaaaacagtatgtattattatttaatgtattcaaaAGCAGTACCTGTTTACTGAAGAATttgtaaaaatggagaaaagtctgaagaaaaaaatattaactataaatcCTATCACCCAAGGAAAAATACTGTTAATGTTTTGGTAGATAGAATATCGGGCTTTGGCCTGATGctgtggctcgtgcctgtaatcctagcgctctgggaggctgaagcaggaggattgcttgagctcaggagttcgagatcagcctaagcaagagcgagaccccatctctactaaaaatagaaaaattagcctggcgggcatcgtggtgcatgcctgtagttccagctcctggggaggctgaggcaggaggatcgcttgagcccaggagtttgagcttgcagtgaactaagatgatgtcactgcactctacctggactgacagagtgagactctgtctcaaaaaaaaaaaaaaaaaatcaggctttaTGTATGGGtacagttttaaatttaatatatatgttttacaaaGGTGAGATCATTTTGTACTGTTCTGTAagactttgtttttcatttgaatttctttatatACATGTCATAAAATGTTTTacagcatcatttttcatagCTATATTATATCCCTTTCTTGGGTATGTCATATTAGGGATTGGGTAAATCAGTTGTTGTACATTTAGGTTTATTTCAGATTTCTTGATCTTATGAACAATTatgtaataaaactttttattgtttctttgataGAACTTTCTAGATTGGAATTTCTAGCTCAAAGTGTGTATATTCTTCACTAACATGTTTATGGAATATTTGTTGAGGAAGTGTTATGTACTGGGTGCTGTGGGGATACAATAGTGAGCACagcagacatggtccctgccctcacagagcatACCGCCTGTTTGGGGAGACAGATGAGTACTAGGGAGGTTACGATACTGCGAGATATCTGTTGATGGGGCTCATAACAGGGTTCGTAGCCCAGATTTCGGGCAGTGTATATGTGGAGGGGGCGGGGTGGCAGGAGCCTTCCTGGAAGAAAGGGTTTCCATGTTGACACTTGTAGGATGGGGAGGAGTTAAGAAGGCATCAgcaggcaggggtgggcagggaagtTTCCTTCCCTGCAGAGGGAAGAGCGTGGTCAAAAGACACAGGTAAAGAGCATAGCTCAGTTAAGGAAGTGAAAGTAATTCTTACCATGGCCTGGAGTTCAAAAGAGTTGGGCAGTGTGAGTGCTAAGGGTAGAGGGTAGATAGAGCCAGGTCCTGTGCTGAGGAGTTGGACTTTGTTCTCAGGGCAGTGGAGAGCCACGGAAATCTTTGAGGTCACGGAGTGACATGATTGGATGTGCATTGTCTTAAGGTCACTCTGACTGTGTAGCAGGGACTGGCTTGGAGGGAGGCTGCATTAGGCAGGCTGAGGGAGCAGGTAGGAGGCTAATGCCATAATCCAGGTTGGTGTTGATGGTGCCCTGAATGGAGAAAGTGGCAGTGTGGAAATTCAAGTGCAGAAGGATTCTGGAGCTGTCAGGAGACAGGACTGATGGGACTTGGTATGTGATAGGATGTGGGGGATGAGCTGCAGAGGAGGAGTCATGATACACCCCAGTCTCACCCAGTCGGGATACACCCAAGGCTTTGACGGTTCCAGGGAGGGAAGTGGCGTCCACTCCGAGAGCGCAATAGCAGGAACAGCTTCAGTGTGGGCAGCTCTTTGAGAAGATAAGAGTGATAAGACCAGAGACTACTCTGTCCACTTTGTCTTGAGTACCCAGTAGAATAGCCGTGAAGTTGTGAGGAGGCCCTGGAGGGATGCCAAGCCTACACTTGAGCAAGCTTATCACATAAGGAACTCAGGGAGAAGAATCCACCAACATGGGACATTACCACTGTGCCTCAAAAATAAGCCCTTTTAGCAAAGCTGCATTGTGACACTCTAGGacaatgtactttttttttttgggggggggagacagggttttactcTGTTGTCTGCGCTagagagtgtagtggtgtgatcataggtcactgtaccctcaaactcctgggctcaagcgatcctcctgtctcagcctcctgagtaactaggactacaggcgtgtgccaccatgcctggctaatttttctattttttgtagagacagggtctcactcttgctcaggctggcctcaagcagtcctcccaccttggcctcccaaggtgctagaattacaggcgtgagccaacacacctggcctACCGTGTACTTTAAAAAACCAAAGTTTACTGAAATTGTTACATTTGTTGTTTGGTATTTAGCTGAACAGAGAAAGAGACATAGAGTGGTGGTTGGGTACACATAGACGAGAAGTAGGTGAAATGGACAGTCAGTAATTTCCTCCCAGGCACCAGGTGGGAAAGGAAGGTCGTCCATGTCTGAAGTTGGTTCCAGGAGGATTTCCTGCCCTGACTCACTTTCCTTCCTCGCAGCGCCGGTTTCTGTTCCCCTTCTTTGACTCAGCCTATCAGGGCTTCGCATCTGGAGACCTAGAGAAAGATGCCTGGGCCGTTCGCTATTTTGCATCCGAAGGCTTCGAGCTCTTCTGTGCCCAGTCCTTCTCCAAGAACTTTGGGCTCTACAGTGAGTGCTCTCCCGAGTCACAGCCGCCTCCCTGCCTCACTCCCCGTCAGCACCCACAGCTGattctcatctctctctgtagACGAGCGAGTGGGGAATCTGACTGTGGTTGGAAAAGAAGCTGACGGCATCCTGCGGGTCCTTTCCCAGATGGAGAAGATTGTGCGAGTTACTTGGTCCAACCCCCCTGCCCAGGGAGCACGAATTGTGTCTCAAACCCTGTCTAACCCTGAGCTCTTTAAGGAATGGTAAGGGGCTCGCAGCCTGCTGggtgagaggtgggaggtggaacAGTCTTTGTCCCATTACATTTAACTGtgtctcttccttttatttaggCAGAGACAGGACAAAATTACTTTAACCCCTttgaatatcaaatatttatgtaaaataggGCTGATCCCTACCTCACATGTGTGTAACACAGCACCTGGAACCCAGGAGGACCCAGTGAGTGGTGGGTttctccactccccacctcctAGGCTTCCCACAAAGTAGGAAAACACAGGAAGGAATTCCTGATAGAACGGAATATCCACCTTCAAGGCAGTGTGGCAATTTTGGGGCtcttcatttttatctctaatttacatacatacatttgTCTTATTTTGGAACAGAGTTATTTTTATACAGTAGCTAAATCTGCAATCTCTGTTTAATTTGGCCTGATAAAAGATATTATCCTATCTATATCGGGACCTCAATGGAGCCTGAGAGAAAACATTGGTGTTTTATGGCCAGCATACCCAAGATAGCTCTAGACTCCCTCAGTAAATGCAGCCCTTTCCTTCTGCCTGCTGAGTCTGTCTGTCTGGTctgttcatccacccatccagccATCCACATACCATGATGGGCAGGTTGTGACCCCATTTTCAGCTTATAGTTTAAATTACAGTTTTTAAACCTGCATGTTTTCGTGTACCATCTGTCCTGTCTGGATTGCTATTTATGTTGCTGTCCATGCTTCAGGACAGGAAACGTAAAGACAATGGCTGACCGGATTCTGAGCATGAGGTCCGAACTCAGGGCACGACTAGAAGCCCTCAAGACCCCTGGAACCTGGAATCACATCACTGAGCAAATTGGCATGTTCAGCTTCACTGGATTGAACCGTAAGTGGCCGCCACCACCGCCAGCACGTTCCTGCTGTAGACACACATCACTTCTCTCAGTTGCAGTCCCTGGTCTTGAACTCACCTCCATTAGCCATTGCCTACTTGGGCAGCCATTATGTTGGACCAAGTTAGGTTTTCTTAGGGTGTCTCACCATCTCCTGAACCCCTTGAGTCTCAGAAAAGCATTGTTGTGGTTTGCCCTGCTGACCCACAGccaagatattttcatttttgtaggcTGGGAAGTAGCTCAGAGCCAGGTGGGAAGTAGCAGGATTTGTATCTCGGAGCCTTGATTTATGAAAGGTTTCTCATAAGTGTTCAGGTACCTTTTAGTTTTACTTTCATcctaagaataaatatatatgatcatTCAGGGACATAATTTCTTAACAGGTCTTTCCTGTCACCAACTCTTGCCCTTACAGAGAGGTTACAAAGTTATGTttccatttcataaataaaaaactttgattgatagttaaaattaaaagctgaaaAGTTAGTGGGCAGCCATGCACTACTTTGGTCAGCCATCAGTAGGGCGTATCTGCCATCAGCAGTCCCTTCTGGTAATAGAGGATTCATCTATTTAATAGATAATTCCCAAGCACTACTGGCCGAGCCACCAGTCGCATGGTGC belongs to Lemur catta isolate mLemCat1 chromosome 14, mLemCat1.pri, whole genome shotgun sequence and includes:
- the GOT1 gene encoding aspartate aminotransferase, cytoplasmic, which gives rise to MAPPSVFAEVPQAQPVLVFKLTADFREDPDPRKVNLGVGAYRTDDCQPWVLPVVRKVEQKIANDHSLNHEYLPILGLAEFRTCASRLLLGDDSPALKEKRVGGVQSLGGTGALRIGADFLARWYNGTNNTNTPVYVSSPTWENHNGVFSNAGFKDIRTYHYWDAEKRGLDLQGFLNDLENAPEFSIIVLHACAHNPTGTDPTPEQWKQIASVMKRRFLFPFFDSAYQGFASGDLEKDAWAVRYFASEGFELFCAQSFSKNFGLYNERVGNLTVVGKEADGILRVLSQMEKIVRVTWSNPPAQGARIVSQTLSNPELFKEWTGNVKTMADRILSMRSELRARLEALKTPGTWNHITEQIGMFSFTGLNPKQVEYLINEKHIYLLPSGRINMCGLTTKNLEYVATSIHEAVTKIQ